In the genome of Triticum urartu cultivar G1812 chromosome 5, Tu2.1, whole genome shotgun sequence, one region contains:
- the LOC125508681 gene encoding uncharacterized protein LOC125508681 isoform X1: MGVGSRLPSNGLPGPSPRASPPTGADASPPTGAGPSPSATPSFESRCPSTDSSAAAHTRIGGTAAFLSTASTVTPGTHLHFAAVHQHGHHRLPRASSRLLIPARSGTSPHALLQRSPRPGLGRVRSAAPVRTSALRHAVGMQKEHLGFGGQAHHEVLVGMRGMTRMLRETSLLDPDLSLLVFSHLNKFKKNLIKICFMHCFLAQLREPSC, encoded by the exons ATGGGTGTCGGATCACGCCTCCCCTCCAACGGGCTCCCCGGCCCCTCCCCGCGCGCCTCCCCTCCGACGGGCGCCGACGCCTCCCCGCCGACTGGCGCTGGCCCCTCCCCGTCCGCCACCCCCAGCTTCGAGAGCCGGTGCCCATCCACGGATTCGAGCGCCGCCGCCCACACCCGGATTGGAGGGACGGCGGCCTTCCTCTCGACTGCCTCCACCGTGACTCCAGGTACCCACCTCCACTTCGCCGCCGTTCACCAACATGGGCACCACCGCCTCCCCCGTGCTTCCTCCCGACTGCTTATCCCTGCGCGGTCGGGAACCAGCCCCCATGCACTGCTTCAGCGTAGTCCCCGTCCAG GCCTAGGTCGAGTGCGGAGTGCCGCTCCAGTTCGTACTTCGGCGCTGCGGCATGCGGTAGGGATGCAGAAGGAACACCTCGGCTTTGGTGGGCAAGCACACCACGAG GTCCTTGTTGGGATGAGAGGGATGACTAGAATGCTCAGAGAAACATCTTTACTTGACCCAGATCTTTCATTGCTTGTCTTCAGTCACCTAAATAAGTTCAAGAAAAATCT AATAAAAATATGTTTTATGCATTGCTTCTTGGCCCAGCTGAGAGAACCCTCATGTTAA
- the LOC125508681 gene encoding uncharacterized protein LOC125508681 isoform X2 yields the protein MGVGSRLPSNGLPGPSPRASPPTGADASPPTGAGPSPSATPSFESRCPSTDSSAAAHTRIGGTAAFLSTASTVTPGLGRVRSAAPVRTSALRHAVGMQKEHLGFGGQAHHEVLVGMRGMTRMLRETSLLDPDLSLLVFSHLNKFKKNLIKICFMHCFLAQLREPSC from the exons ATGGGTGTCGGATCACGCCTCCCCTCCAACGGGCTCCCCGGCCCCTCCCCGCGCGCCTCCCCTCCGACGGGCGCCGACGCCTCCCCGCCGACTGGCGCTGGCCCCTCCCCGTCCGCCACCCCCAGCTTCGAGAGCCGGTGCCCATCCACGGATTCGAGCGCCGCCGCCCACACCCGGATTGGAGGGACGGCGGCCTTCCTCTCGACTGCCTCCACCGTGACTCCAG GCCTAGGTCGAGTGCGGAGTGCCGCTCCAGTTCGTACTTCGGCGCTGCGGCATGCGGTAGGGATGCAGAAGGAACACCTCGGCTTTGGTGGGCAAGCACACCACGAG GTCCTTGTTGGGATGAGAGGGATGACTAGAATGCTCAGAGAAACATCTTTACTTGACCCAGATCTTTCATTGCTTGTCTTCAGTCACCTAAATAAGTTCAAGAAAAATCT AATAAAAATATGTTTTATGCATTGCTTCTTGGCCCAGCTGAGAGAACCCTCATGTTAA